Within Styela clava chromosome 8, kaStyClav1.hap1.2, whole genome shotgun sequence, the genomic segment catatatattttgaccTAATGTACATGAATGCAATGTTAGTCAGGGCATAATTTATTACAAAACTCCTTATTTTAGATGGATATAAAAACTCTAGGAAAGTAGATTCAAAACTTTTCTTCCCAATATTTGAACATCGTTTAATGAGGTTTATTCTGCCGATGAAAGTGCGAAATGTTCTTTGTTGTGGAATGCAGCTTGAGGGTATCACCGAAGTAAGTATTGTTGAATAtgaatattctgatatttatttgaaattgaaagtttGTTATGTCACAGTTCTTGgtagatatttttttgtttcacatttTCTCAAATTAAAACTGCCATATCTTTAGGTGGCTATAAAAGGAACGTTTTAAACACAAAATTTCCATTTGGGCGttggaaaaatttaattttaaactaaTGATTGGTAAAGAAATATGTTATGTTCTGATGCTCAGCTGCAGCtttcaatatataaaactatCCGCAAAATTGTAGTAAAccaactttttcatttttcgaaTAGTTACGCACGTTACTAGCATACCGGGTtactataaatattatatttgctaattttgaaaagtatttttgtAAACATTTTAGATGACGTCGCAACATGACAGCTTCGTTGTGAAAGATGAAACTGACGACGACTAAATTGTCAACCCATAATCAAATAAATCAGGGATGTGCAAtctgcggcccacaaggaaaaattttgCGGCCCACGGAAAAGTGCTAATTTTGAATGATTGCATGCGCGCAAAGCGAGTTTTCAATTTACGTGCAAGAAATTCCACTCCCTTCGAGTCGCAAGAGTCTTAGCTCATCATTTCTGCAAGAATTCCTggtcaataacaaaaagaaacaactTTTGTGCCGACAACTAAATAAAGATGCGGCCCTCGGTTTCACtcggttatttgtatctggctctccTGTATTtaaagattgcacacccctgaagCACGGAACAAGCAATCTTTAtcgtttttcatattgagtagTAGAATTCTTCGGTTTTAATAACTACGTATTGCTTAATATTTGGTTTATTGCCATcgaatgataataaataaatgaactGAAAACGCGTACATTGTATGTGGAAAACCAGAGAAATAGCTGAATGATATTTATATCGTAgcaatttattacattcaattTACACTTTGTATGAGTACCTTGTATATTTCGATCAATAGCCGTTTTGGAGTATCTCTAAGCGTAAGAATACCATCACATTTCAGCAACGAGCTCAGCTTCACCCTGTCAAAATAACCTAATGCATGATAAATTTGATGTAACGTGAGCATAATAGTTTGCACTAGTCTTTAATCTGGTTAGTTTGCGCCAATTTACTACCAATTGGCAATAAATTATAGTCAATATAGTGTATTGAAGATAGAATTCCAATATCATTATTATCGCCAGCACATTTCTCATGTTTGGGCGACCATCTGTTGTGGCGCATTGTGACATCATAGATTGTGACCTAGCCCTAGTATACGTATTCTGAATCTTCATGCGTCATTGCGCTTCGGAAGTTTTCGTATCaggatgacgcacaacctgaacaacccttacctggtacccATACTGTGTTCAGATTGGGCGCCATGCATTTTTTGATATCCATACTACACGTCTGTGGGCAAACAACCCAAACAACGTCTAACTTTAgccataaacaaaaatataaaactgcGCGTTTAAAAATATTGCTAATATAGCTATGCCTTCTGACAAATATAGACGTTCGTATTGTCATTGCATACTTTAATACTCGGGCATCCCCAAAATTGACGACTTATATTTCCTTGTTATTTGAGCTCTGTGTGTTTTGTTGACCAGTCAAATAGAAAATAAGTTATTCTAGATTTGTCTTTATTAGTTGTCTATCGCTCTATCGAAATTACATGGAAGCCCAACTGTTAGTATGTtgaaaaaatggtaaaaaaaaGTTTGCGATGAGATTTAATACTCCATAATTAATTTCAGAAAACTTCCGTGCACGTCGACAACACCTAAAAGTACAAAATTGATCACGTTTTAACAGAGACTTTACAACTGCAGTTTTAACGAGCTATCTAATATAGATGGCAACGTATGAAAAGTATTTCTCATTTTTTCTAGCAGTTGTGTAGAATACATTAATCTTCCGGAATTAAACTCTTCAGATTTAATGTTACAAAACTGTTAAAAGCTGTCGGTCTATGTGAACCGTATCAGCGTTGATATTTTCGCACTTTCACGTAGATATTACATAGCTTAACGATTTAAAATATTGCCATTAGAGTGAGTTCGTTCACAGTGAATTCtatacaaaaatttttattcttcaatctatagcagtggttctcaacctgtggtacgcgtaccactagtggtccGCGGAAGATgatcaagtggtacgcgagcagctttaacttattgcaacaattaacttttgagttagCCAAAATATGCCGACAACGCTTCATCttccatactgtatgtattcgctgaacggcCTGAATGTTTCCCCGATTTCCTAGTTTACTTCCGTATTCAGCAACATTCGGTAAAAAATgcttcgtttttgtagttttgcgtgttatttgtcagttttcagttgcgtttaaaaaaaattgtgaatcaaatatcttaattgtcattatgtcttcaaaggagcattaatttaattgctgtaatcaaaaatgagtctcgcaaatgctgcgatagactaATCTAAACTAAGCTATCAGTGCCTGTAAGCGGCAcatggttgattaattttaataaaaatgagggTTTCCAAACACGTAAACCAGGTTATAAGCGCCAACACATCAAAACAATCTCgaaataagtataaaaaaatttgcaatagtaaagtataggaagaatttctctggggtcaagggtcggagaaACGTCTTATCGGCCAGTCCAgtctttagagatcgccctcgcctGCTATTGTCCACGAAGGAATCGAGGTTGTCATGTTTTCGACCGCCTTGCGAATTAGGTCACTaaggatgtagtgccacattataaatTACTCCCATAGCGCGTGTCTTTTGCCATTGTTCCCCGCGCCAAAAAGAGGGCTCTTTAGTGCTACGCGGCCagagtaaaaaacagtaaagtggtacgcggttAGTAAAAGGTTGACAACCACTGATCTATAGAAATAATTTCTACAAATTTTTGCACCAACGCGGTCTATCTTGAAAGCGATTTTTGTGTATCCAGTATCCACCAACTGAAAATTAAATGATAATAGAGAACAAATCATgagaaatttttgtttattcgGTAGGATGGTGTGTAATAACGACGACGAAGACAGAAAGTTGTTAAAAATGATAAACACTTCAATGGTATCTTCACTGGATGGCCATTAGATTGCCCTCGTGCGGACaaatgttattttcaaaatttggagcagTCTCTTAGATGCACAGATAGTTTCGTTTAACTTTCACTTCTCGAGGTGGGCTAGAACAAACGCATTATCTGTCATTTCTAAGGCAGGATTAGAGTGTCCCTTCTCTAGGTCTGGTGATTTACGCTCAAGGTCGGAAGCCTGTTAAAACATAAATATAGAAGGGGTTATGCGTCACAAGCAGATACAATGTCCAAACCTTGTCGTGGAGCCTAAAGCGCAAGGTCGTTTAGTACTTGCAGACTGACGGATGCTCAAAACTATGCTCTATAGCCTATGGTGCCAGCATTTAGTAATTGTATCGCTCTGACTCGCCAGTTGGGAAGAAAAATATCCTAGAGCTCACTTCACTAACAAATGCAGTTCAATAacgcaaaataaataaatacctcaGCAGTATTCGATTGATTGTGATCGACTCCACACCACATTATCATGCGAAATCCTTTTGGCAGGCAATATTTAATCAACGGATGATCAAAAACAGGTACGATTAGCTTTGGATCAATTTCACCAACATGCCGATGTCCACCTGAATTACAAGGTTAAAACTGATATGCATATAGTTTGCTGTAAATTGAAACAAACTGAGATAAACGTATTTACAGGTTAACAGGCTTATCAGAAGTCCGGCCACTGTAGTAGCTGCAAATCCAATTGCAGCATAATACGCGTAGGAAACGGCATATACatcagctactgtaggtcggagCACTGAGGATGTAGATGTTGTTGAATGATCGACGACATCGAATGCTGAAGAGATTTCTGTAACACTTATTGTTGAAATTTTGGAGGACAGTATTGTAGAGGAATTGTAGAGAGGGCTGTCGTTTGCCAGTGTACAGTTGGTAGTTGAAAGATGTCTTGGCTTCCAAAATTGTTGGAGTGGTGGTGGATGATCGCGACTTCCAGCATATATCCACGATACTAAGGATATACCAACAAAAAAGCCAGAGAAAGAACCCTGAATGAACGTGAAAATGTTCTTTTTTTAGGAATATTTAAAGTACATGATTGGGGACATCAGGCATCTACTggaaagtatattttattgcatagtgaatttcattttacagtataaagaaaaaaacattAACTAACCAGAAAATGACATGTATACAGAATATATGATGACCAACAAAAACAATTATCAGATTAGAGCAATCCACAATAATGAGGTGATTAGAAAACTAGAATATTCTGAGATTAAAAATTTAACACCGAGAGAATTTGTGCTAGTGTACACATGCAATGATTAAAATGTATGCCAAAAGTAGTGGTGGGACTCACCCACGAGTTTGCCGGTGGAAACATAGCACCCAGAGTGTACATCCCTAAAGTGGGACCTCCAACGATTGATAATAAGGTTAATGTTGTTTGCAAAATATTACCAAGTATTGTTGAAAGACAAGCAAACCCAATACTTAAAATTCCGTAGAAGAAAACCATAACTGAAAAACAGATTGAAACAAGTTAATACACGTATTGTATACAAAACATAAGAGTTCATCAATATTTACTATTGAAACTGCAGCGCTATTTGATGTTATTGAATTTTTTGGCTAATGTAACTATTCAATATTTACAATACAGGACGCGAATATCACTTGAATAGTCTGATATCTTTTGAAGATATTACAGCTAATGTTTGAAAGCTTATGCTGTACTGTATGTAATAATATATGGGTATGTGAGTGACAATAAGGTTACAGACGTAAATCGGATTTCTTTCCAATTTGCATTTGACTACACCACATTGTTCGTCTCGTGTTACCTTTTATTCGCCAGCGTATGTAACCACAGGTAAAAGCTAGAATCTTTACTTCAGAAAGATCTATTGAAATATCAAGAAAATCAGACCATTTATCAACATCTATtacaaaacaacaaacctttTGCAGATATTGTCAAAGTGCGGTCACTCCAATTTACAAAAGGGCGAATGAGATCTTCTACAGTAACGCAAGACAAAGCGTTTATTCCGGCAGAAACGGGACTGAAAATTGATTGAAAAGTcgtaatttttgttttcgaaagAAACTTATAGAATTTTTAAAAGTTCAAATGAAAAACTACCTCAAACTGCATGCAAACACTGCAGCCATGAATGCACCTGTGAATCCTGGATTACCATGAAACATCGATAAAACCATGAGAGGAAGCAACTGGAAAAAGTTTCgacaattttaaaatgattgtgCCAATATAGCACAACAAAGTACATATACCGATTATTTGAGGGGAGTATTGTAAATAGGGATTCGATTTAATGCAGTACTGTTTATAATCCATGTAAGCTGTTTTTAAAccagagagctatgctcaaatatatggacacgtcacaaggtgtcgctatcatttattctgacacattaaaaacgaatctctcaaagttcacagaaatttttgaaatatataaaagtaatagttttctggcgaaaaaatcaatctctaaccactgaaaatttcaaagaaattggtCCAGTACTCGAAGACAAGAGCGATATTATCATGACGAAggagaagaaaaacaaaaacaacaacataatattgaaacgatcggtatgtccactgacgtgtccaataactttACAATGTATGTATACCTGGTCAGAAGAAGTCGCTTGTTTCATGGACAACGGATCGCAATTGTGAAAATAGGAGTACGTAACCCAGCCCAAAACCATGCATAGCAGAAGAACAAAAGTCACAATCGCGGCACAAGTTATCATGGCTCTGTGGAAAGAATGATATGGTAAAACATTAATCATATATTCCCCATGTATGAACAGTTATATTATATTGAGAAAGCAAGGAAATGAACAAACATATAATTACATAAAATTGATAGTCTAAATCtaaaatgatttatatatatatatatacattacagTTTCGCATCTTTTGCAGATGTACAGACTAAGAATCTTTGTACTTGTGATTGTGTTGTAGCGAACACGCTCGTCCACATTATTGTTAAACCCACTGTGACGCTCCAGGCAGAATGACGTACTCTAGGATCGAGGCTGAAACTgatgagaataaaaaaaattaaaataatatgacGTCATTAATATGATCATTATGGCACCAACTGCTATAGTTATATTGTATTATATCAcagtgaaatataaaattcaaaagcATTTATTTGTTCGAGATCAATTGCATCATGTGTGaacatattttattcatttttagataaataataaagaaatcGGGTTGTGAGTGTATTTTCGGTGGTCTGGTTTAACATTAAACAACTATCCCACGTACATCtccaatttaaaattcaatcGAATTAAATCCTGGAAGAAACGCTTTGAAAAATTGTTTGtcattgttttttaataaaataatgagTTAATAATAACCATGAAAGGTAAATACTTACTCATTGAAAGTAAAACGATCTGTTTCGTAATTGGCCAACCAAACTTTGTACCACCCGCCAACGCTGCTCGCGCTCGTAAACAAGACTATAATTAAGATCAATACGATCAAGATTCCTTGAAATACATGGGTTAACATCACCCCTTTGAGGCCACCctgcattttgaaaataataataaaaaaaaaatacatgacTGTCAAGCAGaaaatttgtacaaatttatTCTCCTTACCAAAGTTGTGTAAATAGAACAAACAATTCCAGTGGTAAAAATTGCCGCCCATAAATTGAAGCCAGAAActaaataaaaagtataaatgTCATTATTAGTGAGAAGTTTACACTTTCATTGTAATTTACTGTAAAATGCTGTTGAAATATTGTTGGTTACCTTGTGCAAAAGCTAAAGACGGGGCATATATCATTACTCCCATGAATAAGGTCGTTTGCGTTATATAAGCAAGAGTGCCAAGAATTCGAACAGGAGCACTGAACCGCAGCTGAAGGTACTAAAATAGAAATCTAAGTATTTGATACTGCACAGCCATCAGAATAATGCCTTAAGAATTATATGCACAAGTAGTAAGCTCTATCCGAAGTATTTAATACTATATTAAATTTCAATGTAAGTGTGCAATAGAATATACgtgtatatatttcattttcaggTAATACgctaaataaaaaatcattgtgTTGACAGTTtaggaaaaatataaaaaacagtaTTTATTAATAGCATCAACATAGTTTCACACAATTTCACAATTTCACACAAAGAGAACTTTTTGAGCGCAAATGAGTACTAGTTACATGAAGTCTTTAATAACAAAAAGGTCTGTGTCTGTTGCAAgcatattatgttgttgtttttttaattcaaatcaaACTACGTGTGCTCTTTACTTGCAACCATTATTCATAGTCAAagaccgtttttttttatttggatcTTAATATTAAACTTACCTCATAGCTGCTGGTGATACTTACTCGAAAATATAAAGGAATATATATTTGAGTAACAACTATTCCCACCAACAGCGGTACTAAAAGCATCCTGAAATTATAAAAGATGGCTTGATACTTGACGCTGTGCAACTTTCTGCCCCAAAGAACATACATACAGTTAGTTTTAAGTTTGGTTTGAAATACTCTATGAATAAAAAGTTGGCAATTTAACACGAAAAACTGTTCCCATCACGCTACTACAATTGTAAATAAAGCTTTTGTTTATTGTTTCTCGTTCGCATCAACAAAGATAGGAATGTGTCTACCACATTTGGAAGTGAGTTCTGATCGATTTGAAAAGTGTAAAAATTATCAGAGTTTTTGAATCTGATCAGTTTACTGCAGAGTCCGTATTGTATTCCAAGGCTGTGCTTATTTTAAACTATTTTCAGTTCATAAGGTTCTGCCTGAGTTTGAGGTATGGGTCGGGCCTGCATTTTTGGATTTAGGATTATCGCATTGTGTGATTAGATTGATTGCCGTTGCTAACACTATAGTCATAGTCATTTTAGTTAAAACTACTCACCAAAAGAACATGGAGCCGAAGATGTAAATTTCGGAAGGTATGCCAAGTATTGTGGCTGGAGTTATAACAGAAAAACTGAGTGATACTCCAACTGTCCAAAAAGacatttttcttgaaaaaataagcATTATATATCATAAATAAGAAATCAGTTTATTAGGTAATTGTtggtcaaaaaataataattaataaataaaagtatcaaATATTCATCAGTGAAATGTTTAAGCAATAGAAGAATTCTTCTGGCTAGGTCTAATGTTACAGTCTAATATTCGACTAATATCAGtctaatatttttgaacaaaacaattCATGCACATAAAGGAGTTATATTGTGACCTACCTAGTCGCAAACTAAAACCAGtgtaaaataatacaaataatataaaaattgtttgttGTACCTTCCACCCATGAGATAATGTTGCACTCCGCGTTTGGCTCTTCTGTCTCGTATGCCAAAATATATTCCTATTCCTAGAGAAACTGCCAGCATAGCACCAAATACAGCATAATCTCCTGCTCCAAGAACTATTCTATCCATTTTTATCTGATGATTTAATTACATAAGATTACAAATAAATGAGAACAAATAGCCGCAACGCACAAAGAATAActagaaaaacaaaaatcttgATCAAATTAGCCGAATATTTTTTGCCGCCTGGAATCAAGAATATAACGAGAGTAAAAGTATGATACATTCGCCTTTCGTTGTTAAAATGTACGCTGTGTTTTCATTCGGCGTTATACTTCTTTCAGCATATTTTAGATGCAAACGATATTCGATAAAGTCCTCCACAAACACGCAACTAGCTAATTTTGGATTTCGTCATTTGCGCTTCGTTGGTCTCTTTcaactttttatttcatttttggcGTCCAgactatttttttcttttaaagcAATATTACAGTGGACAAACAAATCTGAATGTAAATTTACATACCAGATATGGGCAAGAAAATGATCAGGGCATAAACAACAACGCAATGACGAATTAAGTATTtcattgaatgaattttttcaaTCTTAAATTGAATGCGCATTCTCAAGcaagaaatgttaaaaaataaaatttaatgatATAAGGGTGAAATTTGATatgttttttgtgaaatttggtGTATAAATAGAATCAAAAAGAAATGATTATCACACACATCAATATTTTTCAGGCAGTAACGACTAACGAGCTTATTTTGAAATGGGTGTTTATGAAAATAACTGAAGTGTAAAATATCCATGGGTTTAAGGAAAAAATCCGCTGTGAGTGGTGAAACCCACAATAACATGTTAGGAAACTATTCCAAACATCCAGAGATTATGAAAACGCATTTAAAGCGAGATTCCGCTTAAAATTACTTGGTCAAAATAGTAACCTTCGCTCTAATTGCTCAGTGAAGGAATGTAAACAATGCAAtgttttgcaaaaatatctaaatactgctcataaatattttttaaaaaagagAGATGATTCAGCTACTTTAAGTTCtagaaatttattgttaaaaataagcTACATACCTTGCGTTGTCAAGCGGCAAACTTACAACGAAGGTAATGTATGTAATGAATGTACATTATAAATATGTAAGAACACGTGACATTGACTTGAATAAGAAGATTCATATCGTGGTTTAGTTAACGATCATCAAATAATCTTACAATGTGTTATACATTTCTGGGATCTAATACTAAATTATGGAGGCAATATATTGTTTCTGCAATTTTAGGTAACAAACAATAGTTGACATGACTAATAAAtagatcaatcaatcaatcaatcaattttattcggtcactctgatacaaacaaaacacaaaacaacaacaaagggacaaacaaaatacagaggacctggaggacgggcataacttgataaaaaaagttaaatacgtaCAATTACGTGCCCGTTCCCCCATAACAggcaaaacacaataaaacaaaaacacgatgtgacatcgggcaatatcttataattcaaattaaaatgtgagacgtgtatgtgcttttcatatacagatatatggattAAAGAACACTTGCTGACAAAAAATGGTGATGTTGTGGGCctacttcaattatattgcaaaaataacacagtgacaaatttttttttactaaaaaacaagcttggtaaatggattggatgttccatagcagtctatgcacaaatcatggattggggttttgtgttattttgtcgttttcggttagttcactttaaaatcattgtatccgttccaatgcttccaacattaatatcgaatttccacgaacgaccaccattcagccattccaacaggtgcagtgaTCCCATCTTTTCTACGCTCTGTTCCATTATACACgactagattcataaaaggaTCGAAACCTCGCAATATGCCCGTAACAAATCGtccaccatttaactttaaatccaatcttttatccataaacttctttaattctaGGGGATGGGCTTTGCTCATGTTGATATTGCGCGATACAGATTACAGATACCGAAACATACAACGCGTAGCATTAACTAGTCTTTTCAAGCTGACACGTCCGCACCCGACGACGGTCGGAACGGAAGCAAATTTGTTACAACCTGAATGAGGTGGTAAGATATATAACTTGTAATGGCACCATAGTTAGCGCTCTAACCACCTCGCCAACCGCCTTCACCAAATGCGTGTGCAACACTTCGATAAATTTAATGCAAATTCccttgttacgtaatatataaAGTGACATCTCGGTCGTCGAACATAATTTGTTTCGGATTAGTGTTCGACTACCGAATTGTTCGAGTACCGAAACAATGATAATCATTTTAATCCGTTCTTACGCATTCTAAATTACccaaatattaacaaaacgtgTACCAACAACAATTATTATGTAAATGTGTACATAATAAAGATTAAATATAAcgaagataaaaatataaaaaataaatttgtatcaGTTACGGTacatttgagcaaatttccaggcttgtccatgggaaacgtcccatgggatgggatgggacagcacagatttgtatttcccatgggacacgtgggacacgaaaatcgtatgattttcggggaaatgatggtaaaacatttcggtATGGGTTtcatatccatatatttgagcatagctctcttgttagttatatatatattcaaccaaatatattcagcattaaaaatatacttcgTAAGGGGGCTGATGGAcgcatgtataatagttatgaatataaagttaacaaagtcggtaattttgttgttttgcatggccattcgtacatgtagtcctatttagtagacgctaaacctaaatttaccaagttttattaaaatttatttcaatgggaatcccatgggatggggtGGGAAAGGCATAATTGCTATTTGATGGGATTGGAAtaggacagaaaaatatgtcccatggacaagtcTGCAAATTTCTGTGGGTCCCAGGATTTTTATTTaagtgcgatgacgtcatcaaaattgcgcACCTTATTGCGGGCACGCTTTCGCGTTTATCGTGATATTACCGTAGCTGTAATTTAtcgtgacagattgcatactcgttttggctttcgtgagCATAGCTGCCTTGTTAAATGATCAAGAGGTAGTCGAAATGTGCGTTCGGGCGACGTCGGATGACGTCAGACGACGGATTATGCATCcactgcccacagaaaataacaaaatgctGAATGGTAGATggacaattttattatttaacaatTTCTTGCAGAGCgacttgaaaacaaaaattcaaactaCAGTATATTGCTTCACCGTATTCAGTCAACGGCGTATTTCTCTCTAGCTCCGTTGTCTGGTTGTCTGACAGCATACAAAAAGCTAGTTTTACACTAAATACCTGCGTTCCCCATTtacttgatttttatttatcaacagGTTGAAACAGGTTTTTTTGCGCACCAGCAGTGAAAAACTACAAATCTTCagttatgaaaataatttacaaCTTATATTAATTCCGCAATGAAAGAGTGGGGTTGGTGCTGTACAGccaaaaatatgtatatacaaCCAAGTCCTATACATATTGAGACAActaaatatatatgcatatacagccaatgacACGTGCATTACAGGATTTTACAGAAAACTTGCACCAGCACATGATATGAACGATCAGCTGTTTCGGGGCTTTGTGATATCAAACCTGTTGTACTCTTTACTACCAATGGCCAAACCAAGAGAATATAAATATTGTTGTTATCACCATCAGATTCCTATTGTTATGAGCATTCATATATTGTGAGTTGTTATGGCATCATAGACTGCAACCTCTTGTACACGAACAACTAAATTGGGTGGCTTTATATATAAGTT encodes:
- the LOC120345997 gene encoding sodium-coupled monocarboxylate transporter 2-like isoform X1, which codes for MDRIVLGAGDYAVFGAMLAVSLGIGIYFGIRDRRAKRGVQHYLMGGRKMSFWTVGVSLSFSVITPATILGIPSEIYIFGSMFFWMLLVPLLVGIVVTQIYIPLYFRVSITSSYEYLQLRFSAPVRILGTLAYITQTTLFMGVMIYAPSLAFAQVSGFNLWAAIFTTGIVCSIYTTLGGLKGVMLTHVFQGILIVLILIIVLFTSASSVGGWYKVWLANYETDRFTFNDFSLDPRVRHSAWSVTVGLTIMWTSVFATTQSQVQRFLVCTSAKDAKLAMITCAAIVTFVLLLCMVLGWVTYSYFHNCDPLSMKQATSSDQLLPLMVLSMFHGNPGFTGAFMAAVFACSLSPVSAGINALSCVTVEDLIRPFVNWSDRTLTISAKVMVFFYGILSIGFACLSTILGNILQTTLTLLSIVGGPTLGMYTLGAMFPPANSWGSFSGFFVGISLVSWIYAGSRDHPPPLQQFWKPRHLSTTNCTLANDSPLYNSSTILSSKISTISVTEISSAFDVVDHSTTSTSSVLRPTVADVYAVSYAYYAAIGFAATTVAGLLISLLTCGHRHVGEIDPKLIVPVFDHPLIKYCLPKGFRMIMWCGVDHNQSNTAEASDLERKSPDLEKGHSNPALEMTDNAFVLAHLEK
- the LOC120345997 gene encoding sodium-coupled monocarboxylate transporter 2-like isoform X2 codes for the protein MDRIVLGAGDYAVFGAMLAVSLGIGIYFGIRDRRAKRGVQHYLMGGRKMSFWTVGVSLSFSVITPATILGIPSEIYIFGSMFFWMLLVPLLVGIVVTQIYIPLYFRYLQLRFSAPVRILGTLAYITQTTLFMGVMIYAPSLAFAQVSGFNLWAAIFTTGIVCSIYTTLGGLKGVMLTHVFQGILIVLILIIVLFTSASSVGGWYKVWLANYETDRFTFNDFSLDPRVRHSAWSVTVGLTIMWTSVFATTQSQVQRFLVCTSAKDAKLAMITCAAIVTFVLLLCMVLGWVTYSYFHNCDPLSMKQATSSDQLLPLMVLSMFHGNPGFTGAFMAAVFACSLSPVSAGINALSCVTVEDLIRPFVNWSDRTLTISAKVMVFFYGILSIGFACLSTILGNILQTTLTLLSIVGGPTLGMYTLGAMFPPANSWGSFSGFFVGISLVSWIYAGSRDHPPPLQQFWKPRHLSTTNCTLANDSPLYNSSTILSSKISTISVTEISSAFDVVDHSTTSTSSVLRPTVADVYAVSYAYYAAIGFAATTVAGLLISLLTCGHRHVGEIDPKLIVPVFDHPLIKYCLPKGFRMIMWCGVDHNQSNTAEASDLERKSPDLEKGHSNPALEMTDNAFVLAHLEK